AGCAGGCAGCCGTGGACCAGAGGCTGAACGGCCAGTTGTCCGCGATTCCGGGCGGCGCGGGCAAGCAGGCGGGAATAGCTGTGGGAGCCGCGGTCGCCCGCCGACTGATCAGCCTCCGCTCCCACGACGGATCCTCGGCAAAGCCGCTCAGGTTCCGTCCCGGCGACAAGGCCGGTGACTACCGGCCCACCCCTCCCGACTTCCCGGCCCCCGTCTTCACCAACTGGGGCTCGGTCAAGCCGTTCGTGCCGGCCGCCGGGCGCCAGTTCCGCCCCGCGGCGCCGCCCGCCGTCAGCAGCGCCGAGTACGCCACCGCCTTGAACCAGGTCAAGAGTCTGGGGAGCAGGACCAGTACGACCCGTACCCCCGATCAGACCACGGCCGCGAAGTTCTGGGCGGCGACGCCCGTCTGGAACGTCTGGAACGAGATCACGCAGAACCTCGTCACCTCCCAGAACGCCAGCCTGGAGAAGGCGGTGAAGGTCTTCGCCCGGCTCGACCTGTCCCTCGCCGACACCGCGATCGCGATGTACGACGCCAAGTACGCCTACCGCGTATGGCGGCCGGTGACCGCCATACGACTCGGCGGTACGCACTACAACACGCGCATCGTCGGCGATACCCACTGGACGCCCCTGCTGACGACCGCCCCGGATCCGTCCTACCCCAGCGCTCACGCCGCCCTCAGCCAGGCGGCGGCAACGACGCTCGCCGGGTTCTACGGTGCGCGGCATCATCTCGCGGTGACGTCGAAGGGCATCACCCGAACCTTCGCCGGCTTCCAGGACGCCGCCACCGAAGCGTGGCTCAGCCGGATCTGGTCCGGCCAGCACACCTCCCTCGACAACCGCGCGGGCCAACAACTCGGCGCTCACGTCGCCGACTTCGTGGCAGGCCGGCTCTGACCGTCCACGCCGGGCGACATGCATGCGCGACACGGCGGCGGCCAGAAGCCAGCGCGTGCGGTGACCTTCACGTGTGCCTGGTAGGTCTCCCGTGAGGCTTGTGCGACGGCAGCGCTGGCACGTGCCTCGCGGCCCCTGCGGCGTCGTCCTTCGTGCGAGGCCGGGCGGTCGCATAATGGGTGCGTGGCCGGTCGCTGGCAGTTCTGGATCGACCGAGGCGGCACTTTCACCGATGTCGTGGCGGTGACGCCGGAATCCGGCGTGGTCAGCCGCAAGCTGCTGTCCGAGCGCCCGGAGACGTACCGGGACGCGGTGGTCGCCGGGATCCGACAGGTGCTGCGGCTGGAGCCGGACGAGCCGATCCCGGCGGACCGGATCGAGGTGGTGAAGATGGGCACCACCGTCGCCACCAACGCGCTGCTGACCCACACCGGGGAGCCGACCGTCCTGGTCACCACCCGGGGCTTCAGGGACGCCCTGCGTATCGCCTACCAGAACCGGCCGCGCATCTTCGACCGCCGCATCTTGCTCCCGCGGGCCCTGTACGACCGGGTGATCGAGGTGGAGGAGCGGATCGGCGCGCACGGCGAGCCGATCCGCCCGCTCGACCTGGACGCCGCCCGCGAGGCTCTGCGGGCGGCGTACGAGGAGGGATTCCGCAGCGCCGCGGTCGTCTTCCTGCACGGCTACCGCCACCCGGGCCATGAGTCCGCCGTCGCCGAGGTTGCCCGCACGATCGGCTTCTCGCAGGTGAGCTGCTCGCACGAGGTCAGCCCGCTGATCAAACTGGTGCCGCGCGGTGATACCACGGTGGTGGACGCCTACCTCTCGCCCATCCTGCGCCGTTACGTCGACCAGGTGAGCGGTGAACTGCGCGGCGTGCGGCTGATGTTCATGCAGTCCGGGGGCGGCCTGCGCGAAGCCGGGCATTTCCGGGGCAAGGACGCCGTGCTCTCCGGCCCGGCCGGCGGTGTCGTCGGCATGGCGCGGGCCGCGACCCGGGCCGGTTGTGGCAGGGCGATCGGGTTCGACATGGGCGGCACCTCCACCGACGTCTCCCACTTCGCGGGCGAGATCGAGCGGGTGCTGGGCACGCAGGTGGCCGGGGTGCGGATGACCGCGCCGATGACCGACATCCACACCGTCGCCGCGGGTGGCGGCTCGATCCTGCACTTCGACGGAATGCGCTACCGCGTCGGGCCGGACTCGGCCGGCGCCGACCCCGGCCCGGTCTGCTACCGGCGGGGTGGGCCGCTGACCGTCACCGACGCCAACGTGATGCTCGGCCGTATCCAGCCCGCCTTCTTCCCCCGGGTGTTCGGCAAGACGGGCGACCGGACACTGGACGGCGAAGCGGTCCGCGCCCGCTTCGCCGACCTCGCCGGGCAGACCGCCACCGCAACCGGTGAGCCCCGCAGTCCGGAGGAGGTCGCCGCGGGCTTCCTCGACATCGCCGTCCTCAACATCGCGGGTGCCGTCAAGAAGATCTCCGTCCAGCGCGGCCGGGACATCACCCGCTACACGCTGGTCAGCTTCGGCGGTGCGGGCGGCCAGGTAGCGTGTGCGGTCGCCGACCGGCTCGGTATCGACACCGTCCTGATCCCGCCGCTGGCGGGGGTGCTGTCCGCGTACGGGATCGGCATGGCCGACGCGGCCGCACTGCGCGAACGCTCCATCGAGGCCCCACTCGACGCGCCCGAGACGGCCGCGCACATCAAGGCCGTGCGCGCCGAACTGGAGGAACAGGCCCGCGCACAGCTGCGCGAGGACGGAGTGCCGCAGGAGACGGTGCGCGCCACCGCCCGCGCACTGCTGCGCTACGCAGGCACCGACTTCTCCCTGCCCTGCGCGCTGGAGACCGCCGAGCGGATGCGGGCCGCGTTCGAGCGCGACCATCGGGAGCGCTACGGCTTCACCATGGACAAGCCACTGGTCGTCGAGGCCGTCGCCATCGAGGCAACCGGTTCCTCCGGCCCTCCCACCACCGGCACGCCGACCGCCCCGCCCTCGCGGCACGGCTTGCTGCGCCCGGCCACCACGGTAGAGATGTTCACGCGGGGCCGTCGGCAGCCCACCCGCCTGTTCCGCCGCGAAGACCTCCGCCCCGGCGACATCATCGAGGGCCCGGCGATCATCGCCGAACCGGACGCGACCACCGTCGTCGACCCCGACTGGAGGGCCACCGCCGACGCGCACGGTGACCTCGTCCTGGCCCGCTCCAGGCCCCGCCCGTGCCGCATCGCCGTCGGCACCAGCGTCGACCCGGTGATGCTTGAGGTCTTCAACAATCTCTTCATGTCCGTCGCCGAGCAGATGGGCGTCCGGCTGCAGAGCACCGCCCACTCCGTCAACATCAAGGAACGCCTCGATTTCTCCTGCGCCCTGTTCGACCCGGAGGGCAACCTCATCGCCAACGCGCCCCACATTCCCGTCCATCTGGGATCGATGGGCGAATCCATCAAGGAGGTGCTGCGCCGCAACGCCGGCACACTGCGGCCCGGCGACGTGTACGCCATCAACGACCCCTACCACGGTGGCACCCACCTGCCCGACATCACCGTCGTCACCCCGGTCTTCGACGAGCCGGGCGAACATCTGCTCTTCCTCGTCGCCTCGCGCGGCCACCACGCCGAGATCGGAGGCATCAGCCCCGGCTCCATGCCGGCCTTCAGTACCACCATCGACGAAGAGGGCGTCCTGTTCGACAACTGGCTGCTCGTGCGCGACGGTCACGTCCGAGAGACCGAAACCCGCAACCTCCTGGCGGGAGCCCGCTACCCCTCACGCGACCCGGACACCAATCTCGCCGACCTGCGCGCCCAGATCGCCGCCAACAACAAGGGCATCCGCGAACTGCACGCGATGATCGACCAGTTCGGGCTCGACGTCGTCCACGCCTACATGCGGCACGTCCAGGAGAACGCCGAGGAATCGGTGCGCCGCATCATCGCCACCCTCCACGACGGCGAGCACCGCTACGAAACGGACAACGGCGCCATCATCCAGATCACCCTGCGCGTCGACCACGAAACCCGCAGCGCCGTATTGGACTTCACCGGAACCTCACCCCAGCAGCCCGGCAACACCAACGCCCCCACGTCCGTCGTCATGGCGGCCGTGCTGTACGTCTTCCGCACGCTGGTCGCCGACGACATCCCCCTCAACAGCGGCTGCCTGAAACCCCTCGATGTCCGTATCCCCGGTGGCTGCATGCTCGCCCCGGTCCACCCGGCCGCCACCGTCGCCGGCAACGTCGAGACATCCCAGGCCGTCACCGGCGCCCTGTACGCCGTGCTGGGCGCCCAGGCCGAGGGCTCCGGCACCATGAACAACCTCTCCTTCGGCAACGACCACGTGCAGTACTACGAGACCGTCGCCTCCGGCTCCGGCGCGGGCGACGGCTTCGATGGCGCGGACGCCGTACAGACGCACATGACCAACTCCCGCCTCACCGACCCCGAGATCCTGGAATGGCGCTACCCAGTACGGGTGGAGGACTTCCGTGTCCGCGAAGGCAGCGGGGGCACGGGCCGCTGGCACGGCGGGTGCGGTGTGGAACGCCGCATCTGCTTCCTGGAACCGATGACCGTCGCAGTCGTCTCGAGCCACCGCCGTATCCCGCCCTACGGCATGGCCGGCGGGCATCCCGGTGCCCTCGGCGAGAACCTCATCGCACGTGCCGACGGCACTACCACGCCCCTGCGTGGCTGCGACACGGCAGACCTCGCCGCCGGGGACACGCTCGTCATCCGCACCCCTGGCGGAGGCGGATACGGCCCGACCGAGGAGACCCGGCAGCGGCACACTACCGCCGACTGATCCACAGCTCACGCCGGCCGGTCGCCCGGCAGGAACCGTTCGAGGAGATCCACGGCCGACAGCCCTCGCCGGCGAACCAGGACCAGGCACCAGCCCGTCCGCTGCCACGCCCGGTGGAAATGCGCCGGCGGGAGAAGCCTTCGCCTGCGCATCCTGTGTGCCGGGCAGGCGCACCTGCGCCATCGGGTATGCGGCTACGGCGCGGAAGCCGCCGACCCTGTTCGGGAAGTGACTTTCAGCCCAGGTCAGTGCCATACGTCTGCTCGTCGAGGTGCTCGGCTAGCCGGAAGAGCACGGGCAGCGCCTCCGCGATCACCGCGCGCTCGTGGTCGTCGAGGGCGGCGAAGGCGGTAGCCATATGATCCTTGTGATCCCTGGTCCAGGCGGCGAGCCTCTCGCGGCCGGCATCGGTGAGCGTGACGACGGAGGACCTATGGTCGGCCGGGTCGACGTCACGTGCGACCAGCCCGGCGCCGATTATCCGGCTGATCAGTCCACTGACCGTGCTGGGTGCCAGATGCCGACGAGCGGTCAGGTCACCGATGTGCGCGGGAGACTGCTCCCCCAGCACCTGGAGCAGCTCGACCTGGGCCATGGGGAGGGTCCCCCGCGGGGAGTCGGTCTGGATCGAGGAGCGCAGCGCGCGATGCAACTGTGTGATGGCTTCGGTGAGCAGCCGGGCAGCGTCCGGCTCCTGCCCGGCGGAACGGGACGGGGAGGCCTCGGGGCTGGGCCGCGCAGACATGGAGCAAAGGGTACCCGGGCCGTACCCAGGTGCGGCCTCACCGGCACCTGGGGCGGACGCCGTGTCGGCCCGGCTCGCCGGAGTCCAAGGGGACGCCGTCCTCCTGACGGTGTGCCTGTGTGATGGCCCTCAGGTCTGTAGGGGGTAGAGCCACGCACTGCCGTTGGCGGGATCGGACAGGATCTCGGAGAGGGGGCGGTCGGCGTAGTCGTCGGTGTGCTCGGTCATCAATGGTGATTCGTTCCAGCCGGTGCAGATCTGGGTGTGCTGGATGTCGTTGGGGGCGTGGGAGAAGTTGTACTGCAGGATGTCCGACGGCGACAGGTCATAGGCGTCGTCGAGCACGGTGGTGCGCTTGGAGTTCTGGGTGGCGTAGACGAAGAAGTTCTCGGCGCCGGCCCAGGTGTAGGAGGTGTTGTAGAAGAACCCGTAGCAATACCAGCAGGAGTTGTCGTCGCGGGGATTGTCCGGCCAGGAGCCCTCGGTCAGCCAGCCGCCGGTGACGAGGCACTGCGATATGAAGTTGGTGCAGTCGTCGTCGTAGACCGGGTACGAGAGGAAGTTGCGGTCGTACCACCACTGCTCGGCGTAGGAGACCATGGCGCTGTAGTCGTAGCCGCCGTCCGTGGGCTTGGCAGCGGGCCGCCGGCCGGACGGATCGGCCTTGGCCGGGCGCCGACCGGCCTGCGGGACCGCGTTCGGTACCACCCGGGGGCGCATCGGCTCCGGTATCGACTCGGGGAACTGAGTCAGGGGGCGCGAGTACGCATTGGTCGGCAGGTAGCGGCAGCCCGCCAGCGCCCAGGTGCCGTTGTTCTGGTGGAAGACCACGTGGTGCGCGCTGCGGTAGCGGGTGCTTGCCGGGGTGCCGGGCGCGATGCGGGCGAAGTACAGCGCGGTGTGTTCCACCGCTCGGGCAGTGACGGTGCGTCCGTGCACGGTGACATCGGTGAGCTCGGCAGTGGTGCGGGCGCGGGTGTACCCGCTGTGCAACGCGGCGGTCTGGTCGCGGACGCCGTCGAGGCGGTCGACATCACTGCGGTGGTCGCGGAGCAGATCGGAGGTGAGGGCGAGGGACGTGGCTTGGTTCGGCGCCGGCCGGGCGGCGGTCACCCGGGCCGCCCGGTCAGCGAGGTACTGCTGGACCAGCAGGGTCAGTTGGCGGTGTTGCGCGGCGGAAAGGCCGCCGCCCTTGCGATCGCGGCTCTGCTCTGTCCGGTCGGTACTCGGCGCGGGCGCGGCCCCGGTGAGGGCAGTGGCGGCGGCCGTGGTGGCGCCCAGTCCCGAGAGAAGCAGGGAGCGGCGGTGCATGACAGGTCACTCCTCACTGAGGGTGCATCAACTCGCCCACCAGGCTAGGAGCACACCACCGCGGAACCGAGGGATGCACTTGCCAGGATCCTGCAACCCATGTGCCGGCCCGGTGCCCGCACGACGATACCGACACCCAAGGCGATCAACACCGACGGAAGTCCGTACCGCGCGAAGGTCCACCCCGACGACGTTGGGAGGGCCAGTGGGAGGCGAACGCCGGCGGACCCGGCTGGGAGACCGCGGGAGTCTCCCCCTCCAGGACGCGCTCCGAGCAACGCCGTGGGCGGCTCGGCCGAAGGGCCGGACGGGAGTGTGGGCGTGGCGGCCGGCTTCGGAGCAGGGCTGGTGCTCTGCGGGAGCCCCGACACGGTCGGCGTAGGTGTGCCGGGTACGGGGGCGCGGTGTCGGCCTGTGCCGCTACGGCGTTGCCCAGCAGCAGCGCGGCACTCAGCGCCACGACAGCCCCCGAGACGTATTCGTGTCGAGCGATTCAGGTTCTCCAACGAGGCAGGACGGACGGCGACACGAGGATCCCGAGGACAATGCACGCAGCGCACCACAGCCCCCCCGGTGCAGCGTAGGTGCGCGTGCACCGCGTTAAACAGTGGTGGCTCAGTGCAGTTGGGGGGCGCCCAACAGCGGGTCGTGGGGGCCGCACACCTGCGCCCGCACATGGTGGCCCTGCGCGTCGGTCAGCTGCACGAGGGAGCCGTAGTCCTGCGGGGCGCGGTGCGGTGGTGTCACGGAGATGCGAGGGTCGTTTTCCGCCAAGAGGTCGCAGCTCGCGGACGGCGAGCCGACCGCGTCGTAGAAGACCGGGAACTCGACGCTGTGGCCCGGCTTCAGTACCAGATGGACCGGCGTGGACTTCTTCGGCTTCGCGTCGGCCGACGGTCCCTTGCCGACCCAGAATTCGAGCCCCGGGTAACCGTCGAAGGCGCAGGGCTTCGATCCCTTGTGTGTCGCACTGAGCATCGCCGTCGGCGTATTGTGCGGCCTTCCCGGCAGAAGGGTCATCTTCCAGCCCAGCTGGGCCGATCCGCACGCGGCGGGATGAGCGTCCGAAGAGCCCTTGGACGGCTGGGTGGCGGTGCTGTGGTCCTTGCCGCAGCCAGCGGCACCCAGCAGCACCACCAGGCTGAGAGAGCAGACCGCCAGCGTCCGCCGTGCCATGAGACTTCCCCCTGGTGAGGACATCCCTGCGGGACCCCGTGTCATCGCTCCTGCCTCACCGCACAGAGAGATGCAGACCCTCCCAGGAAAGTTCCAGCAGATTCCCGGTCAGCTTCCCCGCGCGATGTCGAGTGGCCTGCGTGGAGGACGACGCAGCGTCGTGTGTGCTTGACCCCTTGACGAACGAAATCCAACGGGTTCCATGATTCTCGGAGGGCTTTCCCCGTAGGTCGGCGAAGTGCACCGCGAGACCC
Above is a genomic segment from Streptomyces fodineus containing:
- a CDS encoding vanadium-dependent haloperoxidase; translated protein: MGGKQKTLAILTGTALAAGLTSPAFGAGTAHSAAPPTGATGSGASVVEWNRALITILSDPKAQSATVQPTRSFALLQAAEYDAVVSITRAGPAYTFSVPAPRGARTDAAADQAAHDVLVALYPAKQAAVDQRLNGQLSAIPGGAGKQAGIAVGAAVARRLISLRSHDGSSAKPLRFRPGDKAGDYRPTPPDFPAPVFTNWGSVKPFVPAAGRQFRPAAPPAVSSAEYATALNQVKSLGSRTSTTRTPDQTTAAKFWAATPVWNVWNEITQNLVTSQNASLEKAVKVFARLDLSLADTAIAMYDAKYAYRVWRPVTAIRLGGTHYNTRIVGDTHWTPLLTTAPDPSYPSAHAALSQAAATTLAGFYGARHHLAVTSKGITRTFAGFQDAATEAWLSRIWSGQHTSLDNRAGQQLGAHVADFVAGRL
- a CDS encoding hydantoinase B/oxoprolinase family protein, whose amino-acid sequence is MAGRWQFWIDRGGTFTDVVAVTPESGVVSRKLLSERPETYRDAVVAGIRQVLRLEPDEPIPADRIEVVKMGTTVATNALLTHTGEPTVLVTTRGFRDALRIAYQNRPRIFDRRILLPRALYDRVIEVEERIGAHGEPIRPLDLDAAREALRAAYEEGFRSAAVVFLHGYRHPGHESAVAEVARTIGFSQVSCSHEVSPLIKLVPRGDTTVVDAYLSPILRRYVDQVSGELRGVRLMFMQSGGGLREAGHFRGKDAVLSGPAGGVVGMARAATRAGCGRAIGFDMGGTSTDVSHFAGEIERVLGTQVAGVRMTAPMTDIHTVAAGGGSILHFDGMRYRVGPDSAGADPGPVCYRRGGPLTVTDANVMLGRIQPAFFPRVFGKTGDRTLDGEAVRARFADLAGQTATATGEPRSPEEVAAGFLDIAVLNIAGAVKKISVQRGRDITRYTLVSFGGAGGQVACAVADRLGIDTVLIPPLAGVLSAYGIGMADAAALRERSIEAPLDAPETAAHIKAVRAELEEQARAQLREDGVPQETVRATARALLRYAGTDFSLPCALETAERMRAAFERDHRERYGFTMDKPLVVEAVAIEATGSSGPPTTGTPTAPPSRHGLLRPATTVEMFTRGRRQPTRLFRREDLRPGDIIEGPAIIAEPDATTVVDPDWRATADAHGDLVLARSRPRPCRIAVGTSVDPVMLEVFNNLFMSVAEQMGVRLQSTAHSVNIKERLDFSCALFDPEGNLIANAPHIPVHLGSMGESIKEVLRRNAGTLRPGDVYAINDPYHGGTHLPDITVVTPVFDEPGEHLLFLVASRGHHAEIGGISPGSMPAFSTTIDEEGVLFDNWLLVRDGHVRETETRNLLAGARYPSRDPDTNLADLRAQIAANNKGIRELHAMIDQFGLDVVHAYMRHVQENAEESVRRIIATLHDGEHRYETDNGAIIQITLRVDHETRSAVLDFTGTSPQQPGNTNAPTSVVMAAVLYVFRTLVADDIPLNSGCLKPLDVRIPGGCMLAPVHPAATVAGNVETSQAVTGALYAVLGAQAEGSGTMNNLSFGNDHVQYYETVASGSGAGDGFDGADAVQTHMTNSRLTDPEILEWRYPVRVEDFRVREGSGGTGRWHGGCGVERRICFLEPMTVAVVSSHRRIPPYGMAGGHPGALGENLIARADGTTTPLRGCDTADLAAGDTLVIRTPGGGGYGPTEETRQRHTTAD
- a CDS encoding MarR family winged helix-turn-helix transcriptional regulator, producing the protein MSARPSPEASPSRSAGQEPDAARLLTEAITQLHRALRSSIQTDSPRGTLPMAQVELLQVLGEQSPAHIGDLTARRHLAPSTVSGLISRIIGAGLVARDVDPADHRSSVVTLTDAGRERLAAWTRDHKDHMATAFAALDDHERAVIAEALPVLFRLAEHLDEQTYGTDLG
- a CDS encoding amidase domain-containing protein, yielding MHRRSLLLSGLGATTAAATALTGAAPAPSTDRTEQSRDRKGGGLSAAQHRQLTLLVQQYLADRAARVTAARPAPNQATSLALTSDLLRDHRSDVDRLDGVRDQTAALHSGYTRARTTAELTDVTVHGRTVTARAVEHTALYFARIAPGTPASTRYRSAHHVVFHQNNGTWALAGCRYLPTNAYSRPLTQFPESIPEPMRPRVVPNAVPQAGRRPAKADPSGRRPAAKPTDGGYDYSAMVSYAEQWWYDRNFLSYPVYDDDCTNFISQCLVTGGWLTEGSWPDNPRDDNSCWYCYGFFYNTSYTWAGAENFFVYATQNSKRTTVLDDAYDLSPSDILQYNFSHAPNDIQHTQICTGWNESPLMTEHTDDYADRPLSEILSDPANGSAWLYPLQT
- a CDS encoding DUF4232 domain-containing protein; the protein is MARRTLAVCSLSLVVLLGAAGCGKDHSTATQPSKGSSDAHPAACGSAQLGWKMTLLPGRPHNTPTAMLSATHKGSKPCAFDGYPGLEFWVGKGPSADAKPKKSTPVHLVLKPGHSVEFPVFYDAVGSPSASCDLLAENDPRISVTPPHRAPQDYGSLVQLTDAQGHHVRAQVCGPHDPLLGAPQLH